DNA sequence from the Butyricimonas faecalis genome:
GATTATCACTCCGGCTTTTCAGTCACGTCACCTTGGAATAACTCATAATATCTACAATATTTGTTCAACACACACTTCCCACATAACGGATTCCGGACTTTACACACCAATGCCGCATAATCCAAAATAGCCCAGTTCAACTCCTTACACCTACGCACCTCGATGATATCGTTGGCCAATTCTTGAATCTCTTTATCATGGCGCACGTCAATAAAATCTCCCGGTTTAAAATAACGTTTTAGCAAACGGGACATATTCACATCCAACAAGGGTTTGCGATTTTTCAAGATAAACAACTCGAAAGCATTGGTGACATACAACCCGATAAAGCCGGAATCTCTCAATTCATTCTCATCTCCAGGAATTCTCCCTCCCCGTCTGCGAATATCTTCCCCCAATTTATACAACCGCCGAGCCCGGTGATGATATAACCCCAAAGGTTTCATAATTTCTTCCAACTCTTCAAGCGAAGCATTCGCCAAAGCGTTCCAATCGGGAAATTTAGAGAAAAACGTATCATAGTACTTTGCCACCGTCTCCGCTTTCGTGCGCTGTAACAAAATTTCAGAAACAATTTGCTGGTACTTTGTCGCCTGATCTTCTCGCCACGGGAATATCCGGTGATTCTCATCGAACCACTTCAACAACCGATGTTGCAGATATTGAACCATGACTTCCCGCATAAATTTCAATTTACATTTAAGCCCAACATGTACGTCCTTTGGAATTTCTTCTTGCCAAACAAAAATAATAATTCTCGTTTAAGTTTCTCTATCAAACATTTGAAATCAGTAAAAATGGTACACATATCTGTAATTTATCTACACTCATTTTTTCTGATACCTCATACATTTGTATTACAAAAATAATGAACAAC
Encoded proteins:
- a CDS encoding HhH-GPD family protein; the protein is MREVMVQYLQHRLLKWFDENHRIFPWREDQATKYQQIVSEILLQRTKAETVAKYYDTFFSKFPDWNALANASLEELEEIMKPLGLYHHRARRLYKLGEDIRRRGGRIPGDENELRDSGFIGLYVTNAFELFILKNRKPLLDVNMSRLLKRYFKPGDFIDVRHDKEIQELANDIIEVRRCKELNWAILDYAALVCKVRNPLCGKCVLNKYCRYYELFQGDVTEKPE